The genomic interval tttccaacagtgctttgcggtccccacttttaatccctcgtcgttgtgctgaagccagcataagttgatggttgcttgtatttttcatataaaatacagctatgagtatattaggagagtgtctcaggacatcatgaagtcttttggggcataattgagtgctttgcttatggatatttgcaagcaaaggtggattcatgatgattttttcttgtttggctttgcccggatgagaaaataattttctaatgaatcaccacaactctcctaaatgctgtcttttctgaaaccaaattgattccaaaattgtttacactgctattctgggtcttttgtttggcttcggggtgaaaaggcttataaaaaccatctgactttggggagaggagtgttgactggccctcccctcgtgaatttttccctggatctcccagaatgcttttcaatccgtaaaggcatcttcatggttttacaagccttcaaggagtggacattgtgttttgaggccatggaaatgaacctggaggatcagaataaaggtatctatttgtgtcttgagctgtgtttgctgatctctctcccttgtgtggtattttgagcgttttattgagaggggtgattctgcttttctttccttgttcgatttgaaacttgtcaaagaacctgtgctataatttggcttaagagtagttgccaacaccttggttggatgcatatcttcaagaccatttatcccttagactgatgcctgagtatcttcatcttgttgtgtttagtttgcatttatgaattttttgggttgtgggtacttcccaaagccggtacaggccggttgaggggtcattGTGTTAAACGACCAGAAAAGGCGTAATGCGCCATTGAAATTTTTGTGTGAACAATAATGCGATAAATTTTAGTGAAGGAAAGAACCAAATACGTCCGATCTTCAAGATTTCTAAGAAACGATCATGTTAATGTGGATGATTTACGAAGTTTGGCGATCAGCTTAGAAACTTTGAGTAAAACAGCCTTCTAACTCAAACCCCCAAATGCATTGTTCGGTCGCATTTCTCCTCAGAAGCTCTTTTccaccatatcaatatttttagtgcgtttcctgaaaaaaaaattaaaagaattCGGCTAGAAAAGTTGCTCACgttaaattttgaaatgtttctaagtttgtGCTCAAGTACAGGCTTGGGTTTATTATCGCATTGAGCTAGGTAGAAAGCTTGATAAAGTTATCTCATCGGTGTGAAACGATGACTtaaaatggcgtcgcatggaatcgaggacgccggacagtggctaatgcaaatgagcatctgttccgCAGACTGTATGTCTCGTCGACCGAACCTTCCAGGCCCCACTCGCCCCATGGTCAGCCACAGAAATCCCGAACAGACCGCCAGGGACTTGGCAGTTTTATCCGTATTTCACCATTTATAATTCATGTTTCAATTACGCTGTCATCACTATTTAGCAGGTGGCAAGTCTGCTACCCGAGAAGAGTTTTCGTATATTTAAACTCTTATCTACTGGATATGGATATTTGCCGGGCATTTGGTGTCACTTTTCTTGGAATTTAGACTTTGATACTCTTAGAATTTCAACCATGTTGGTTGCCGGACTCATACTAGTTTTTGCACATTGCAAGGTTAGCTCGCCTCTCTTCGTTCCAAGTGACATCCCTGGAGATTTTGTGATAGGCGCCCTTCTTCCACTGTCTCAAAACAAAGACGGACAATGTCAGGGAATCAATCCaatgactttgctttggaaaGAAACCCTGCATCATGCCATCAGGAACCTCGAGAAGAGTAACAAGTATAACATCTCCGTGGGTTTAACCGTAAGAGATACCTGTAAAAGCCGAACGACGTCGTTAGAGCAGGCGCTTGGACTTGTAAACAGCTACCAAAGCACCTTGCCAAACCGACCAAAAGTCATTGCTGTTGTGTCTCCCTCACAAGAAAGAGCAACTTCATTGTTGCTGAGCCTTTTTAAGATTCCTCAATTGTATTTTTCCAACTCGAGAATTCGCTCAACAGAAGAAAATCAGGGGTACACATTTACTTCCGTGAAAGTTGGCCATTATCGCTCGAAGGCTCTGGTTGACTTGATCCAGTTTTTCAACTGGAAATCTGTAGCTGTTATCGTGTCCAATGGACTGGAAATGGAGTCTAAGTTAAATGAGGAGTTCGTTTTACACGCTGGAGTATGTATTGcggtaaaaaagaaaattaaggaCGGAGTACATTTGCAAGAAGAGATGTCTGCAGAAATTGTGCAGAAAATCCGAATGTTAGATGGAGTAAAGGCTGTAATTCTTTATACAACTATCGAGGATACAATTGCTATTTTAAAAGGTAAGTTTCTGGTTGATGTTGTATGAAAATAGGCCTTTTTCCCTCTTGTATTTCCCAAGTGGAAAAcgtgaaaaataaatagatataCACGCAGAATGTCAAGAGGGAtgtgttattaattattgttttatataCTCAACATTAGGCATCATAGACTGCATAGATGTCTTTTTAccttaaatttgtttttaacatTATAGAATCATATATCCTGAACTAATTATACCGAGAGCCTTACTAAAAGGATACATATTCAAGTTAATTTTTAATCAGCTAAACGGGTACCTGTTCAAAATATCCTTAAAATATCCAAAATATATCAAAAACTCCAATCTTGCAAATATACCTGGCAAAATACGCTTATTGagtagagggggggggggggtcaacaAGTTCAACAATCAagataaagtattttattttccaaaaACTTAAATTCCTGCATTAAAAAATGCAAACATGTTAAGGAATTTGAGTGCATGCACTACTACAGATAGAATTGTATTTATTGCTCGAGGGAAGTCCTAAAATATACCAGCCATTGTGCAGTTGTTTTGCtaattatttacttattttattattgttattttttttgtggcGATAAATGATACAAAGTTATCGAATACCGACCGTTTATTTCAGCTGCTGCAAGCTCTACACGAAATTCCCGCTACTTCACCTGGGTCGACGCCTTGGGGTCCAGCCTCTTACAGCCGAGAGAAGCCGTGCGCACTGGGGAGAGTGTAATAGGGATGACCGCTGAATTCAACTTTCTTAAAAGTCTCCGAAACTCAGTTTTCAAGAGAAGCCTGAAAGAAGaagcttttaaaataaaagagacaGTTTCTTTGAAAGATCAAAGGGACTTTCACGAAAGTCTCTCGTACGCGGAAGAAATGTTCGAAAC from Nematostella vectensis chromosome 14, jaNemVect1.1, whole genome shotgun sequence carries:
- the LOC5510322 gene encoding metabotropic glutamate receptor 5, whose protein sequence is MLVAGLILVFAHCKVSSPLFVPSDIPGDFVIGALLPLSQNKDGQCQGINPMTLLWKETLHHAIRNLEKSNKYNISVGLTVRDTCKSRTTSLEQALGLVNSYQSTLPNRPKVIAVVSPSQERATSLLLSLFKIPQLYFSNSRIRSTEENQGYTFTSVKVGHYRSKALVDLIQFFNWKSVAVIVSNGLEMESKLNEEFVLHAGVCIAVKKKIKDGVHLQEEMSAEIVQKIRMLDGVKAVILYTTIEDTIAILKAAASSTRNSRYFTWVDALGSSLLQPREAVRTGESVIGMTAEFNFLKSLRNSVFKRSLKEEAFKIKETVSLKDQRDFHESLSYAEEMFETLSGNLCDSHGGCADQNIQVAKQQAENLQGILNSVTMVSMAMSSLIDRICVDKAKSQCLENLTPRQVSLQMAKVTKVLETSTSQQNHHCGLKQNLFSLVKIQGNITRPKNVRVVGTWDKSWFINKKALTLEGRSEIPESSCSPVCPVGYIRDTKHACKCCWSCSPCHYNQYVLDNYTCADCTRGYWPSPDYRKCEFKLGVTFTSCTIGLLSVATVLSLLVL